CTACCATTATTTCCCAAGTGTGCTAACACTACTTTCTTAATAGATGCCAGCCCATCACCAATCCCACTATTGACGTCAggttggttacatcctcaaagaaattCCATTGTCATTGTATCATATGATTTTCCTTCCCTGTTTCTTACAGGCCTATCATTGATTTGCAAATGACCTCTTGTTAATGGATCCTGGCACTTCACCAACCTAACAGCagaaggggagagaagagagagagagggggatagagagagagaaggggagggagagaggagagagagggggagagagagagagggggagagagagagagggggagagagagagagagagaggggggggagagagagagaggggagagagagagagggggagagagagagagggggagagagagagaggggagagagagagagggggagagagagagagagatgggggggagagagagatggggggggggagagagagagagagagagagagagagagagagagagagagagagagagagagagagagagagagagagagagagagagagagagaagagcacATGAAATAATGAGAGACTGAGGAGAGGGAGAAAATgagaaaaggaagcatgcagcggGTGAAGAGAGGAAGGGGTGAAAGGAGAAAGGATGGAGAAGGGATGAAGAGTTGGGAAGCGTAGGAAAGGTGGGAAAAAGAGTGAGGGGAAGTAGATAGAGATGATGAAGGAGAAAGAtataaagggagggaggggagatggggaaagAGACGGAATGGAGAGAAATGCAGATTAGAGAGCTCCTCTGACCCCATGTCCATCAattctccctgcccccctcccccctgcacccacTCCCCAACCTGTAGGGCCCCGGACAGGTCACACAGGTGTTTCCGGACGCAGCCGAGGTTGAACCAAATCCGGACGTTGGGTTCGGCGATGTCGGTCAGGTAGTTGAGGGCAGAGAGCCAGTCCTGCCGGTCAATGGCCTGCACGGCCCGGTCCCAGTCCCCGATCAAGTCCCGGTAAGACATCATCCTGCCGCTCCGTCCTGTGCCGTGCCCGCACCTTCACCAGGAAGTGTTGCTACCTGAGAGCGTCTCTGCCCCTCCCCGTAGAGGCATccgagaggaggggaaagggggagagcagaaggaagggtgggaggggagatagagagggggggggggggtgggttggggcttCGTTACCAATCTATCTCACttttgttgtcactttcaggaagTTATGGACTTGAATATTACCCGAGATCGCCATGGGTGCAAAGTTAAGAGATGAAAGTCTGTCCAGCAGAGTTTTCTGATCTGGAATGTGCATCTTCCGTCTAGTGAAGGGACGATGCTTGATCTAATCTTAAGGaatgtacccattccttctctcccgagatgctgcctgacctgctgagttactccagcattgtgtgaataaatcgatttgtaccagcatctgcagttattttcttatactatatgtagcCAAATAAGTGATTGATATGTGCACAGGAGAGCATTTTGAAGATAGTGACTTTAACCGTACAAGTTTCAAGGAAGTTAACGATGGTCGAAAATTAAGATCCTGAATTGAGGAAAGGCCAATCACATTATACAGGACCTGGCGATGGTGGGTGTACATTTGCAGACAGGTCGGCTTCGAGAACTGGAAGTTAATCAAAGGTGAAATAATAAGAGACCAGGACGCATCAATggctagtttttttttttaaggaagcATATGTGTAAagggttcttaaaaaagaaactaGGCGGACAAAAAAGGGGCACAAAATATCAATGGCAGACTAAATTAAGGAAAAGCCCAAAGCATGTTATGTAATGCCAAAATGTAACTGGGGAGAGTGGAACCTGTTACAGACCAAAAATTGTCTGTGGAGCTGGGAGGCACGGGTGATGTCTTAAATGAATACCTGTATCCACTAAGGAAAAGGCCATTGTTGTTGGAGAATTTAGAAAGGGAACACTGATATTCTAGACATTTTTTCTACTAAGGAGAGTTTTGATGTCTTGGTGGTCTTGAATCCCAAGGGTCTTATTAGATGTAcctcgaataatgaaaggcctaggtaGAGCAGATGTAGtgagaatgtttccagtagtgggagagtcttggagcagagggcacaacctcagaataaaaggacgtaccttcagaatggagatgaggaggaatttctttagccagagagtggtaaatctgtggaattcattgccacaaacggctgtggaggccaagtcattgggtatttttaaactggagattgatgggtacttgattagtaagggcatcaaagatagGGTgaaaaggcaggaggatggggttgagagggaaaaatagatcagccatgatcaaatggcggaacagacccaatgggcccaatgggcctaattctgctcgtatcccTCATGGTCTTATGTGATGGAAGGAGATTGCAGGTTCCTGGCAGAGTGACTGAAATTTGATGACTGGAGGATGGTAAATATGAAGGGCATCAGGGATAAACCAGGTTAATTACAGGCTTGAGAGTCTAACATCAGAGGTAGGGAAGTCATTGAGAATAATTCTAAGGAGCAGGATTAATCAGCACTGTTGGAAAGGCAGGTATTATTCAGACAGTCAGCATCATTTCATTAGTTGTTGCAAATCATCAATAAGATTTACTTTTTCTCCAGAAGTaacagaaaaatagaaaataggtgcaggagaaggccattcaacccttcgagccagcacctccattcattgtgatcatggctgatcatccacaatcagtaacctgtgcccaacttctccccatatcccttgattccactagcccccagagctctatctaactctcttaaattcatccagtgatttggcctccactgccctctgtggcagagaattccacaaattcacaactctctgggtgaaaaagttccttctcacctcagctttaaatggccttccctgtatactaagactgtggctcctggttttggactcccccaacattgggaacatttttcctgcatctagcttgtccagtccttttataattttatatgtttttataagatccccactcgtccttctaaactccagtgaatacaaggctagtcttttcaattttcctcacatgacagtcccgccatcccagggatcaatctcgtgaatctaaGTAATAAAATGTTCTGGTCTACATGTACGTCAATATGGCCTCTGACAAGGACTCACACAGAATGCATGGCATTAAGAAAAGTTAAATCCAAAACTGGCTTTGTAATAGGAGGTAGAGGATGATTTTGGAGAGTTGTTTCTGTAATACGCTTATGATTGATGTGGGAACCTTATCGTTTATATGTAGGAGCTACAAGTTTGCAAATGTCATGAAAATTGATAGAAGTGAGAATAGTTGTAGATTACAGGATGAAATGGATCAGTTGGACACATCaatggcaaatagaatttaatcCAGTAAGAGCAAGGTGATTCACGTTGTAGAACAAACCAGGGTAGAGCAGATATTAGTTGGATTCCTCGAATAATGaaaagcatctctggggagcttTGAGGAACGGAGGAATCTTGGTGACCATGCGCAaggatccctgaaggtggcagtaaCAGATAGATAAGATAGCGACGACATGGGATACTTGGTTCATGAGCCACGACAGCGAACGTAAGAGAAGGCATGTAAGACATTGGTTAggtcattgaagatagacaaaaagttggagtaactcagcggggcaggcagcatctctgaagagaaggaatgggtgatgtttcgggttgagacccttcttcggacagtgggtctcaacccgaaacgtcaagcattcctctccagagatgctgcctgtctcgctgagtttctccagctttttgtgtctatctttggtttaaaccagcatcacacacattggttaggtcacatgtggagtcatagaacatagaccagcacagcactgcaacaggcccttaagcccacaatgtttgtgctgaacgtgattgcaagttaaaccaatctcatctgtctgcacatgatctatatccctctattccatgtaCTTCATTCAATGTGCCCTTTAGCCCAACGCacctatgccgaccaacatgccccatctacactagtcctgcctgcctgcttttggcccatatccctctaaacctaccctgtacccatctaaatgtttcttaaatgttgcaatagtacccgcctcaaatacctcctccagcagcttgctccatacatccaccaccctttgtgtaaggaAGTTACCCCTagggttcccattaaatatttcccccctcaccttaaacctatgtcctctggttcttgattcacctactctgggcaaaagacactgtgtgtttaccccgatctattcctctcataattttgtacgacCCAGATGActcagagagggggagcagagagagagaattaCAGAACTACCATCGGGGAGAGATCCTCTTcgtagcaggaaggaactgcagatgctggtttaaactgaagatagacacaaaatgctggagtaactcagcgggacaggcagcatctccggagagaaggaatgggtgactttcaggTCGCGACCTTTCTTCATAGTAggtataccttgaggagattccaCACAATGGGGTTATAAaatgtagaaccaaggaactgcagatgccggtgtacaacagacacaaagtgctggagtaactcagtgggtcagacagcatctctggagaacatggacgggcgacttttcaggtcgggcccTTGCTTCGGCTACGGTTTCACCACAGAAGTAACGGAAATGAAGGAGAATTCGATGTTTTCCCagtatgtggggagtggatgaaaaagtggaataacagagctggtgtatgggtggtagtcagcatggacggtgggccgaaaggcctggttccatgctgtatctctaaactaaacacaaccgaCACAATGACTGCATCACATCTTCTGATACACTCACCGTCATTACATCACGACTATGTATTCAGTGCCGTGGCACCTACAGCTGGTCCCTTGGTGCCAGTCTCAAACTGATGCCGCCACTGCTATCGCACTCATGGCCAATAAATAATTGCCCTCAACACTCGCTACTGAGCAATCACTGCCGAACCTCGCGCTGATAACATCATCACCACCATCATACATACTCACGCCTGATCTACTTGGTGTCACCACGCACATGGTTGGTGCAGTCAGTAAGAGCACCCTCACCACCTCCATGTAAAGTTAGCCTATGCAATGTCAACTCAGTCAGCTGCAACGCTCACTATCGTCAGAGTCACTCTGCACACAAACTTATCGCTACCTTCACTGCCCAAGTGCTGCATGCAAAATCAGCATGGTTGATTAATGCTGCATTAACTGTCAGTAAATTCCTATGGTGCTATTGTTGCCGGTAGACACACAGCTAATGGCTGTAAATACTGTTAGTTTCACTGTTGGTGTATCCATTGTAGTCTTTGCCCACTCCAGGCACTGCACATACACTTGCAGTGGAAGCAGTGCTGACACAGAACTTACCAGTTACACCATTAACATTGTTGTTGCCAGTATAATCAGCGTAttcgctgtttagtttagagatacagcgaggaaacaggcccgtcggctcaCCTAGTCtgcccgaccagcgatctccgcacattaacactatcctatacaccagggacaattttatattcttaccaagccaatttacctataattctgtacatgtttggagtgtcgtaggaaaccggagatctcggagaaaacccactcaggtcacagggagaacgtacaaactccgtactgacaacacgcgtagtcaggattgaacccgggtccccctggcgctgtaaggcagcaactacagcTGCATCACCGGGCCACCCTCTGTAACACTGCTGTTACAACCTTTGGTCTTGTCTACGTTGTTTTCCCTGGCTTGTGGTGCAGATCTCATGGAATCTGGACTGGCATTGCCGGGTCTTGTTCAATCATTGGCAGAATTGAGTCATAGTTATCCAGCCATCAAGGAGTCATCTGTACTCATCCCACTGACCAGCATTTGATCTTCAATGCCTGGGCAATTCAAATGATCTTTCAGATACTTGTGAAATGCACGAGCCTATGCTTGGGAGTCACCATTCCCTCAGGCAGTGTCCCacattccaaccaccctctggctgaataaAATGCCTCCTCAAGATTCCCATCAAATGTCTCAtcctaaatctttgccctctgctttgtgaaaatatttttggaggtggagtttaatccaagcaagtcttGCACTTagggaagtcaaatgtaaggggaaagtacatagttcatggcaagacccttaacagcgtggatgtacagaggaatcttgggatccaagtccatatcttcctgaaagtggcaacagaagtagatagagtggtaatggcgatggtatgcttgctttcatgggTCAGGGCATTTAGTAaaacagtcaggaagtcatgttgcagcttcatgGGACTTCATGGGATTTGGAGTATAGCATACAAttctggttgctccattacaggaaatatgaggtggctttggagagggtacacaaGAGATTTATCAGACTGCTGCCTGGATTATTGGGTATTTGCTATATgagattggacaaatttggattattttctccggAATGTCAGTTGAGGGACCCGACAAAATTATTTGAGGCATAGCTACAACATAGTCAGAATCcgtttcccagggtggagatgtcaaggACGAGAGTAAAGCTTTAAAATGAGAGAGGTAAagtgtaatggagatgtgcaaggcaagttttttttctaaaacacagtaatgggtgcctggaacatgctgccagggcttGTGCTGGAGGTAATTACATGAGTGGTGTTaaaaggtttttagataggcacatggttatgcaggaaATAAAGGGAATGCACACattgtggaccaaaaggcctgttccctgtgctgtattgttctgttaaactatttcctctggcagttcatcccaaatacccaccaccctgaaaAAGGTGCCCATCAGGTTCTTATTAAGTTTTCTCCCATCACCTTAACCCACGCCCTCTAGTTACTGATTTGCCTATCCTGTGGAAGTGTGTGCATTcatctgatctattcccctcattattttatacacatctacaagatcatccctcggtctcctgcaccaaggaataaagtactagcctgcccagtctttccctgtagctcaggcccttgagtcctggcaatatccttgtaaagcttttctgcaccctttccagcttaatggcacctttcttacagcagggtgatcaaaactgaacacaatattgcaaGTCCAATTAAAGTTAAAAAGGTACAAATTGCGACAATAAACATAGGATAAACttttttttacacttaccaaaGCCTGCACTTTCAGAGTGCTGCACTCAGATCTAATGTAAAAATCCTTTCATTGTTCTTAAGTTTCACAAATTCAGTGCTCAGTTTCATTTTGCCAGCTTGAGTGATGCACAAATCCTTTGTCACACAGTGCTGCTGATGAATGTGGTGCTCAGAAATCTGTCAGGTCTCCCATTCACATCTCAGACAATTGGAAAATTCTGTCTCTCGAAAATTCAGCCACCTCAGTTCCCCCATTTACTCCCATAAACTTTCAGCATTTCTCACGAACACTTTTTTAATAATCTCAATGATTCACGTCTGACCTGCCTGCATTGCCCAGTTGCAGGCTCATTTTCATTGCGACTCTAAACCCAGGAAAGTTATTTCATCCTGGGTGATGCGTCATGTGAAACATCAGCAGGGAGCGCTGATGAGACGCCAAGCTTCCCATCCTAACCATTTATTGTTTTTGAGATCTGTTACTTTACTGTAGTCAGGGCTATtgagtgtaaaaaaaaaacctttgtctACATCATGATTCCACCTCTGCAGAATTAATTTTAAGTTTAGTAAAATTGAACTTAGGGTTCATCGATTATCACAGCAACACTGTAAACTTTGGCAAGACATCAAAGTGCAGAGCCTCAAAACCCAGTTCTCTGTTTGTAATTACCACAATGGATCATTTGTTAACCTGTTGCCCTGGCTCTGTTTATCACATGCAGTTTAAGTTTGCCAGCCACAGCTCACATTGCTTCTGTTATTTCTCGATTTGAATGTGAAAATAAGAGCAGTGCTTTGTCAGCTTCTGCTTGCTGGGCTTTTTACTCAGTGCAGTCTGATGGCATTGCCTGGTCTGCCTCATTAGCATAGCAGCTGTCAGGGCCGAGCCCAGAGAGCAAACCggcgggggaggggtggggtggcagAAAGGAGGAGAGTCGTGTGAGACCGACCGACAGGCAGCAACACAATCAGGGCGAGCATCGAATCagcatcagcccacaatgccagCTTGTCTAGGATAATCAGTCAACTGGGGAAAAGCCAGATGGCTTGGGAGAGGCAGCCGGTGATGGCATCCACCTCACTTCCGCTTAACAGCAGCAGTTACACCTGCAAGAAAAATCAGAAACTCACCACATCCCAGTCCACTAAACACTGCAGCCTGTGCTCTCACCTACCACTGGCATGTGTTAGCAATCACTCACCATTTTTGGCACTCATAACAGGGCATTAACTTTATTAAAGAACACGGTTGAATGTAGGTAGTTAGAAAGTGTGTTATTCATTCAGCAACCAGCCAGCAAATCCATTCCTGCAGGTGCTGCCCATCCAGGGAACTTGTATCACTTCCAAAAGGGTTCAAATTTTCAAATCAATCGAAAAAATGAACGAACTGGAAAACACAAATAAATTTTAGCTCTTAGCATATAACAGAAGAGCCAGGAACCCCAGCAAGGGCTCTCCAATTAGGTAATGACAGATTTGAATGCCTGATGAAGTCTCCCATAGCAAGGCTGGTCTTGAGGTAGAGCATTGTTTTCAGTGCAGCTACTACATATTAATCAACTTTATTGTACTTCTCCCAAGCTGATGTCCAGACCGTTACGGGATGGGTGCTGGGATTGTAATTGAGAAGGAGACGCTTGTTTGGGACTTGTAATGAGAAAGTTAGAATGCTATTTTAATATACAGCTGGCAATAAATGGCAATTGTGCACAAATCCAACAACAATCACAACAGATCAGTCTGTGGACAACCAAAAAAACATCAATAGCTCTAGTTTAGTAGCGGGAAGTTCAAGGTTAGACTGTCAAAATTCTGAGAGTGTGCAGCTGTCAGATGGACACAACCTTTCAGAACTTGCGTTACTAACATTAGAGTCTGCATGCAGTAAAAACACAAGCAGAGGAGTTGCAGGCAGAACATGTGGAGGTGGTGGGGCTGTACAGGCAGTGTAGTCACAAGAACACAAACAACATCCAAGAGTTAAATGGGAACAGCAAGCACACATGTGTGGAGGGTCAATGCGGGCAAGCACCGAGCAAGAGCCAGGTGCAGGGAACATGGGCAGATTTGCACCAGCAGTATCTGGAAGTAGATTGGGAATTACACGTACTCTTGTGCAGCAAATGTGGacagaagcactcagcaggtcagacagcatccccagagagagaaaaaaaatgatgttTCAGGGCAATGACACTTCACCAGAACAGATTTGCAGCAAGTACAGCTTTTTGCTTTAGTGGGGTCTCAGCAGCATAGACAGCGGGATAATGGCAAAGACAGCAGAGGGGGCAGTACAGTCTTTAAATTGTGGCAGAACAACCACTTATAGAAGCACACAGAGTGATTGCATGCATTGTATGTTAGCAGAAATGGTATTACAGGCAGGGGAGGCCAGGTTTAATATCATAGCCCAACAAATTCTAATGGTTGCCTTGCGTGCACAAGTCTGGTGCAAGTCTAAGTTCGAGATTGGAAACCAAATCCACTTGCCTGTTACCAATTGAGCTAGCTAGCAAGTGTGTATGGCCACAGAATCACAGTACAGTTAGCCCAGAGCGATACAGGTCATTGCATGCAACATACACAGGCAGGCTATCTAGTCACAGTAAGATTCTGGGCCAAACAACTCAGTCACCATACCACTTCAGGAGGCAACTACCCGTGCAGATTATTAGATAGACACATGAGCAATGAGGCTTTAGAAGCTAAACAATAAATGGGGCTATTgagaccacatgcaggcagagagatACACGGAGTGGGGACGCTACAGGGAGAACAAATGGGCAAAAGAAAAACAGATGCGGAGAACTGAGGGAAGATAACATCTCGCGATGGGGCACATAAATAGCAGCACCAGGCGTGAGAGGGACACGGTCACTGTCTTTACGGCAATGGAGCTCCTCTTCACACATGGGGGACATTAttgactgctctctaattgtgctCAGCTTACACGGTATCTAAATGGAGAATACAAATAAAGGCTGTCGAAAACGTGAGAGTTTCCCACGGCTGGCAGCCTGACACCGGAAGCGTTAACGTGAGACAATCGGCAAGTCTGAGAGTAGGAGGTATAGAGGGTTCTCACAAACCCCGTGGGACTTGTGATGAACTTAGCAGCAGAAAGAAAAAAAGTAGGTTAAAGCAAATCAGAGAATCAAACGATtgtttttgggtttttttgttaaaaaaaacaaaacctaAATTGTTGTGCTCTGAGGGTAGGGTGGGGATTTAGAGGAGACTGTCTCAGGTGGACGCGAGTGAACACCCCACACTCCCGACGGGATCGCtctcctccagccccccacacacagggCGAGGCgcgcccccccacctcctcccccccagtCACGGCCCCGCTCCCCACACCAGACGCCGACACCGTCACCCTGGTTTACATGGTTTATTGATACATCGTCGCCCCTGTTGCGGCCGGGGAAGCGGGCCCCGCCCTCCGGCCCGTTGCCCTCCGCGGCCAGGTGAGGCGAGGCGGGGCGCCGCGCTTCTCCGGCCGCTGCCAGCCCGGCCCCGGCCCCCGCCCCCCCGGTGAGTGAGGTAGATAACCGGAGCCGACAGGCGGCCCGGCCCGGCTCGGCCCAGCCCGTAAACGGGCAGTCCTGCAGTGTCAGCGGCCGGGCCCGTGTGCGTGAGTCGGCCCCGGGGCCCCGCGCTCCAAGTCCCGGCCTCAGCGGCCGCCGCCCGCCCCGTACTTGGCCTTGGTGATGAGGTAGAGCACGATGTCCTGGTGGCCGCCGAAGGCCGCGATGTGCAGCGCGCTCCAGCCGTCGCGGTTGGCCAGGCGGATGTCGGCGCCGAACTTGACGAGCAGCTTGACCAGCTCCAGGTTGCCGGCGATCACCGACTGGTGCAGCGCCGTCTGCCCCTCGGGCCCGAACGAGTTGACGTTGAAGTGGCAGTCGGTCATGTTCTGCAGCAGCGACTGCAGCTCCCGCGTGTTTCCGCGCCGCACCGCCTCCTGGAACATGCGCTGCGGCGCCGCCGCCGCCGGCGACACCTCGGTCTGGCTCATGGCTCCGGCCTCCCGCTCTCCACCCGGCGATGGCACCGGGCGCGGGGGCCGGGCGGCTCGCTCGATGCTAGAGGCCCGCGGCTGGGTTGCCCTCACTCGGCCGCTCGACCTCCGCCCCACCGCTGCTTTAACAACTGTCACCGCCGCTGCCGCTCCTCCTTTGTCCGCTCGTTGGCTGTCGCTGTCAACCGCCGTGGCGAGCGGCCGTCCGCGGCCCTGCTGTCCACCTCATGTCACAGCACAGCCCAGCGTTGTGTCGCCCCTGTGCCGTCCTCTCCCGCTCTGCTCTCGTCGCCGCTCCGCTCCCTAGTGAGAGGGCGCCGCGCGCGCCGCCGCTTTTCACCGCCCCGCGCGCATCACCATGACAATGGAACGCCGGGCCGC
This DNA window, taken from Rhinoraja longicauda isolate Sanriku21f chromosome 31, sRhiLon1.1, whole genome shotgun sequence, encodes the following:
- the nrarpa gene encoding notch-regulated ankyrin repeat-containing protein A, whose protein sequence is MSQTEVSPAAAAPQRMFQEAVRRGNTRELQSLLQNMTDCHFNVNSFGPEGQTALHQSVIAGNLELVKLLVKFGADIRLANRDGWSALHIAAFGGHQDIVLYLITKAKYGAGGGR